The sequence below is a genomic window from Tenacibaculum tangerinum.
AATCGACTAAAAAATATTCTCTAAAATTGAGATATAAAGAGTCCCTTGAGACCATACCCTAAAAGAAATTAGCTTTTGCAATGATCTCCTTTTTTTATTCGTCATATTGTCAGTAAAAAACTATTGGCATCTTTTTTGTAATTTTTAAGGAAAAAACTTACTAACTTTACAGAGACAGAAAATAATTTTATGGACGATAATTTTTCACCACAGGTTAGAGATGTAATCACTTTTAGTAAAGAAGAAGCCTTACGACTAGGACATGACTTTATTGGAACTGAACATCTTTTGTTAGGTTTGATTAGAAAAGGAGATGGAAAAGCCATCGAAATATTAACAACTTTTGATGTTGACTTAGATTTAGTACGCAATAAATTAGAGAAGTTAAATCCCACCACCCCATCTATTACAACTCCACAAAAAAAGAGTTTACACCTTACTAGACAAGCAGAGAAAGCAATAAAAACAACATTTTTAGAAGCTAAATTATATCAAAGTAACGCAATAGATACTGCGCATTTACTGCTGTGTATTTTGCGCAACGAGAACGACCCAACTACAAAATTACTTCAAAAGTATGATGTAGATTATGAGCAAGCTAAAAACTTATACAAAGAGCTGCATGTTGATAATGATACATTTATTTCACCAATAGGAGAAACTCCTTCTGGTGACGATTTTGCAGATGAAAAATCGAATCCGTACGGACAACAACCTCAAAAAGGCAAGCAAGTAAAAAAGTCTAAAACCCCTGTTTTAGATAACTTCGGACGTGATTTAACCGCATTAGCCGTAGCAGGAAAATTAGACCCTGTTGTAGGTCGTTTAAAGGAAATAGAACGTGTTTCTCAGATCTTAAGTAGACGAAAAAAGAACAATCCAATGCTTATTGGAGAGCCTGGTGTTGGTAAATCTGCCATTGCTGAAGGATTGGCACTACGTATTGTAGATAGAAAGGTATCTAGAATTTTATTCGATAAGCGCATCGTTTCTCTAGACCTAGCCAGCTTGGTTGCAGGAACAAAGTATAGAGGTCAGTTCGAAGAACGTATGAAAGCTTTAATGAATGAACTCGAAAAGAACGATGATATCATTTTATTTATAGATGAAATTCATACCATTGTAGGCGCTGGTGGTGCTACAGGTTCTTTAGATGCTTCAAATATGCTAAAACCCGCTTTAGCAAGAGGAGAAATTCAATGTATTGGAGCTACTACCCTCGATGAATACAGAACGAACATTGAAAAGGACGGAGCCCTAGAGCGTCGTTTTCAGAAAGTAATTGTAGACCCTACTACAGTAGAAGAAACGATTCAAATTTTACACAATATTAAAGGTAAATACGAAGCACATCATCATGTTACTTTTACTGATGAGGCTATTGAAGCCTGTGTAAAATTAACCAACCGTTATATGACCGATCGCTTTTTACCAGACAAAGCTATTGATGCGTTAGATGAAGCAGGATCGAGAATTCATATTACCAATATTGTGGTTCCGCAACAGATTCTAGAACTAGAAGCAAAACTTGAAGAAATAAGAAGTAGTAAAACAAAAGCAGTAAGCGGACAAAAGTACGAAGAAGCTGCCAAGCTACGCGATGATGAAAAAAATATTGAAACAGCCTTAGATTCTGCTCAAAAACAATGGGAAGAAGATTCTAAACTACATAGAGAAACTGTTACTGAAGATAATGTAGCAGAGGTAGTATCGATGATGACAGGAATTCCTGTTAATCGCGTTGCCGAAGCAGAAAGTCATCGCTTAGCAGAACTGCCACAATTAATTAAAGGTAAAGTCATTGGTCAAGACAACGCTGTTGCCAAAGTTGTGAAAGCGATACAACGTAACCGTGTTGGTTTAAAAGACCCTAACAAACCTATCGGATCTTTTATTTTCTTAGGTTCTACAGGGGTTGGAAAAACTCAACTAGCAAAAGTATTAGCACGTGAGTTGTTTGACTCTGAAGATTCTTTAATTAGAATTGATATGAGTGAGTATATGGAAAAATTTGCCATTTCTCGTTTAATTGGAGCACCTCCAGGCTATGTTGGTTATGAAGAAGGAGGACAGTTAACTGAAAAAGTGCGTCGCAAACCTTATTCAGTAATTTTATTAGATGAAATTGAAAAGGCACATCCCGATGTATTCAATATGCTTTTACAAGTATTAGATGATGGATATATAACCGACAGTTTAGGTCGTAAGATTGATTTTAGAAACACTATTATCATCATGACTTCAAACATTGGAGCTCGTAAGTTAAAAGATTTTGGTGGAGGTGTTGGTTTTGGAACTGCTTCAAAAAAAGAACAGGAAGATGCCCATGCTAAAAGCGTTATTGAAGGTGCCTTAAAAAAATCGTTTGCTCCTGAATTCTTAAATCGTATTGATGATATTGTAATCTTTAACTCACTAGAACGTGAAGATATTCATAAAATCATCGATATTGAATTGGATAAATTATTAAAACGTATTGACGACTTAGGTTATAAGCTAACTTTAAGTGAAAAAGCGAAGGATTATATTGCCGACAAAGGTTTTGATAAGCAATACGGTGCTCGTCCTTTAAAAAGAGCCATTCAAAAATACATAGAAGATGCTTTAGCTGAAGAAATTGTAAGCTCTAAGCTAGATGAAGGAGATTCAATTTTTATGGACTTAGATGAGAAGGATGAAAAACTTCTCATTACAATAGAAAAAGGCGAAAAGCCTAAAGAGTCCCGCACTGAAATTGACGAAGAGTAATAAAGTAAAAAACCCAAGCAGTATAGCTTGGGTTTTTTAGTATTTTTGCAAAAAAGAACATCTCTAAAACACAAGTAAATTCATTATAACTAATCATATCCAAAATCAGTTTTAACAATAAAAGACTCCCCACTTATTAATAGATTAAGGGTAAAATACACAATGAAGAAAATAACAAAGCATCTTTTAATCTTTAAAAGAAGAATAACTCAACAACACGAATTAAAAAAGTTATCTAAAATAGAAAACGACACACTTCAAAAGGTAATAAACGCATTTATAGTAACCCAAAAAAAATTGCACAAGAATGAAGATCTTAACTCATTTTCGAACTGTGAAAACTACAGAACTAAACTCTTAGCAGATAATACCCCCATTAGCTACAAAATATTCTCTTCCGATAAAGTAGTTTCGGTACGAGAAATATGCAAAAAAGCAGCCTCTGGCAAAAAATGGTGTCAGTTTTTATACCATTTAGTTGATGCAATTGATGCTCCTAAAGTTTTAGAAATTGGAACTAATCTTGGTATTTCAGGATCGTACATACTTGAAGCAATGAAAAATAAAAATGGTAAACTAACCACTATGGAAGGATTGCCTCAACTTTGCGAAATATCTGCTGCCCAATTCGCTACCATTGTTCCAAATTCAAAATTTGAAGTAATTCAAGGCTTGTATGAAAATACGTTCTCGAAGGTGATTGAAAATAAAGAAGAATACGATATACTATTTATTGATGGAAACCACCAAAAAGCTCCCACACTCGAATACTTTAAAGCTTTAAAAGCTACAATAAAAAAAACAGCCATATTTGTTTTTGATGATATTTATTGGAGCGATGGAATGACAGAAGCTTGGGAAATTATAAAGAAAGATAAAGATGTTAATTTTTCGATAGACTTGTACGAGCAAGGAATAGTAATAATTGACAAAAACGAACCCATACATCATAA
It includes:
- a CDS encoding ATP-dependent Clp protease ATP-binding subunit, with the protein product MDDNFSPQVRDVITFSKEEALRLGHDFIGTEHLLLGLIRKGDGKAIEILTTFDVDLDLVRNKLEKLNPTTPSITTPQKKSLHLTRQAEKAIKTTFLEAKLYQSNAIDTAHLLLCILRNENDPTTKLLQKYDVDYEQAKNLYKELHVDNDTFISPIGETPSGDDFADEKSNPYGQQPQKGKQVKKSKTPVLDNFGRDLTALAVAGKLDPVVGRLKEIERVSQILSRRKKNNPMLIGEPGVGKSAIAEGLALRIVDRKVSRILFDKRIVSLDLASLVAGTKYRGQFEERMKALMNELEKNDDIILFIDEIHTIVGAGGATGSLDASNMLKPALARGEIQCIGATTLDEYRTNIEKDGALERRFQKVIVDPTTVEETIQILHNIKGKYEAHHHVTFTDEAIEACVKLTNRYMTDRFLPDKAIDALDEAGSRIHITNIVVPQQILELEAKLEEIRSSKTKAVSGQKYEEAAKLRDDEKNIETALDSAQKQWEEDSKLHRETVTEDNVAEVVSMMTGIPVNRVAEAESHRLAELPQLIKGKVIGQDNAVAKVVKAIQRNRVGLKDPNKPIGSFIFLGSTGVGKTQLAKVLARELFDSEDSLIRIDMSEYMEKFAISRLIGAPPGYVGYEEGGQLTEKVRRKPYSVILLDEIEKAHPDVFNMLLQVLDDGYITDSLGRKIDFRNTIIIMTSNIGARKLKDFGGGVGFGTASKKEQEDAHAKSVIEGALKKSFAPEFLNRIDDIVIFNSLEREDIHKIIDIELDKLLKRIDDLGYKLTLSEKAKDYIADKGFDKQYGARPLKRAIQKYIEDALAEEIVSSKLDEGDSIFMDLDEKDEKLLITIEKGEKPKESRTEIDEE
- a CDS encoding O-methyltransferase, whose translation is MKKITKHLLIFKRRITQQHELKKLSKIENDTLQKVINAFIVTQKKLHKNEDLNSFSNCENYRTKLLADNTPISYKIFSSDKVVSVREICKKAASGKKWCQFLYHLVDAIDAPKVLEIGTNLGISGSYILEAMKNKNGKLTTMEGLPQLCEISAAQFATIVPNSKFEVIQGLYENTFSKVIENKEEYDILFIDGNHQKAPTLEYFKALKATIKKTAIFVFDDIYWSDGMTEAWEIIKKDKDVNFSIDLYEQGIVIIDKNEPIHHKEFSLHLSY